A genomic region of Methanosarcina thermophila TM-1 contains the following coding sequences:
- a CDS encoding NADH-quinone oxidoreductase subunit 5 family protein encodes MIENTVMLLIAVPILFSLLFVALPKSMYKYLAWAFFIIGVALSVNLVLDGTGVVEITEPNLAMYENIVLIFEVLVILFILAVSAKYKNWPTLVLGIISAAIFAYTFTNVPHVESASFNIDQFSQVMILIVNIVGTAIILFATGYMDEYEEHRHLNRQKTFYFTMSFFLAAMNGLVMVDTLGWLFLFWELTTLCSFVLISYNMDEEGINNGFRALALNLVGGIALSVGIIILATNYNIGTLSGIGTYAGTNAAAMATVALPVVLLCIGAFAKSAQMPFQSWLLGAMVAPTPVSALLHSSTMVNAGVFLVVKLVPAFAGTSLGTAIAVYGSFTFVMCSALALSQRNAKRVLAYSTIANLGLIIASAGIGTPLAVAAAIMLILFHAISKALLFLCTGEIEHTIGSRDIEDMSGLINKAPLLTTLAALGMVSMLLPPFGVLLTKWVSMEAAASNPVVIIFLILGSALTTVYYAKWMGTILSTTMDKSAVHHKKSETYFPLSFLGLAIVVTSILVFTVYDYFVRPQVEILLKAAPDISGEAGQFASEIGAFAYAAIFAALVLAILIYFATRNMFTPRKVDYYMCGENNLETDKLMFRNGLCAYDKSNVSNIYLQDIFGESKLTTFGYAISILLIMIAFLAGGVLI; translated from the coding sequence ATGATAGAAAACACTGTTATGCTATTAATTGCAGTACCCATACTGTTTTCGCTTTTATTCGTAGCCCTTCCCAAATCGATGTACAAGTATTTGGCCTGGGCTTTTTTCATAATAGGAGTAGCTTTATCAGTTAATTTAGTATTGGATGGTACTGGAGTAGTCGAAATTACAGAACCAAATTTAGCAATGTATGAGAACATTGTCCTTATATTCGAAGTACTGGTGATATTATTTATTCTTGCCGTGTCAGCAAAATATAAAAACTGGCCTACACTTGTACTAGGAATAATTTCGGCAGCTATATTTGCTTACACTTTTACCAATGTTCCTCATGTTGAAAGCGCTTCTTTTAATATTGATCAATTTTCTCAGGTCATGATATTAATCGTTAATATAGTCGGTACTGCAATTATATTATTTGCAACCGGTTATATGGACGAATATGAAGAACACAGGCATTTAAACAGACAAAAAACTTTCTACTTTACAATGAGCTTTTTCCTTGCAGCCATGAATGGTCTGGTAATGGTTGACACGCTTGGATGGCTGTTCCTTTTCTGGGAACTCACAACTCTGTGTTCTTTCGTGCTGATCTCATACAACATGGATGAAGAAGGAATTAACAACGGTTTCAGAGCTCTGGCTTTAAACTTGGTTGGTGGAATTGCTTTATCAGTAGGCATAATTATTCTCGCTACTAATTATAATATAGGTACCCTTTCTGGAATTGGAACTTATGCTGGAACTAATGCAGCAGCAATGGCTACTGTAGCTCTTCCTGTTGTCTTACTCTGTATCGGAGCCTTTGCAAAATCTGCTCAGATGCCTTTCCAGAGCTGGCTCTTAGGCGCAATGGTAGCTCCAACCCCGGTTTCTGCCTTACTGCACTCAAGCACAATGGTTAATGCTGGTGTGTTTTTAGTTGTTAAACTGGTGCCAGCTTTTGCAGGCACGAGTCTTGGGACAGCTATAGCGGTTTATGGTAGCTTTACCTTCGTTATGTGCTCGGCTTTAGCCTTATCCCAGAGAAATGCCAAGAGAGTCCTCGCTTATTCAACTATTGCAAACCTGGGATTAATTATCGCAAGCGCCGGAATTGGTACACCTCTGGCTGTAGCTGCTGCAATTATGCTTATTCTGTTCCACGCAATCTCAAAAGCCCTCCTGTTCCTGTGCACAGGTGAAATTGAGCACACTATAGGAAGCAGAGATATCGAGGACATGTCAGGGTTAATAAATAAAGCTCCCCTTCTCACCACGCTTGCAGCTTTGGGAATGGTATCAATGCTGTTACCTCCCTTTGGTGTGCTGCTTACAAAATGGGTATCAATGGAAGCTGCTGCAAGCAACCCTGTGGTGATAATATTCCTTATACTTGGGAGTGCACTTACTACGGTTTATTATGCTAAATGGATGGGAACAATATTATCAACCACCATGGATAAAAGCGCAGTTCATCACAAAAAATCGGAAACATATTTCCCGCTGTCATTCCTTGGATTAGCCATAGTAGTAACAAGCATACTTGTGTTTACAGTGTATGATTACTTCGTTAGACCCCAGGTAGAGATTCTGCTCAAAGCTGCTCCTGATATCTCAGGAGAGGCTGGACAATTTGCTTCCGAGATAGGGGCATTTGCTTACGCAGCAATATTTGCAGCGCTTGTTCTGGCTATCTTGATCTACTTCGCTACCAGGAATATGTTTACTCCCCGTAAAGTTGACTATTATATGTGTGGGGAAAACAACTTGGAAACGGACAAATTAATGTTCAGGAACGGACTTTGCGCCTACGATAAAAGCAACGTCTCTAATATTTACCTCCAGGATATCTTTGGAGAAAGTAAACTTACAACATTCGGATATGCAATTTCCATACTTCTGATTATGATTGCATTTTTGGCAGGAGGAGTATTAATATGA
- a CDS encoding YnfA family protein: protein MLKIESRCISQKRCFAYTILLFILAGIFEIGGGYLLWLWLREGRELIFAFAGAIILFLYGVVPTFQPSYFHRIYATYGGIFVVMSLLWGWIFDKIPPDFYDIIGALIILIGVSIIYYWPRESDNN, encoded by the coding sequence ATGCTTAAAATTGAATCCAGATGTATCTCCCAAAAAAGATGCTTTGCGTATACTATTCTCCTGTTTATCCTTGCCGGCATTTTTGAGATAGGAGGTGGATACCTTCTGTGGTTATGGCTACGTGAGGGCAGGGAGCTTATCTTTGCATTTGCTGGGGCAATTATCCTTTTTTTATATGGAGTCGTGCCGACTTTCCAACCGTCCTACTTCCACAGGATATATGCAACTTATGGAGGCATTTTTGTTGTTATGTCCCTCTTATGGGGCTGGATCTTCGATAAAATTCCTCCTGATTTTTATGATATCATCGGTGCCTTGATTATTCTTATTGGAGTGTCAATTATTTACTACTGGCCAAGAGAAAGTGATAACAATTGA
- a CDS encoding YnfA family protein, whose protein sequence is MIDPAISLALFFLAALFEIGGGYLVWLWLRENKGITLGLLGGLTLTIYGIIPTFQPAHFGRVYAAYGGIFIVSSLIWGVLVDKKNPDKYEIIGALIALVGVMIMFYVPR, encoded by the coding sequence TTGATTGATCCTGCCATTTCTCTTGCACTGTTTTTCCTGGCTGCACTCTTTGAAATTGGAGGAGGTTACCTTGTCTGGTTGTGGTTAAGAGAGAACAAAGGGATAACACTCGGGCTGCTTGGAGGATTAACATTAACCATTTACGGGATAATTCCAACCTTCCAGCCAGCACACTTCGGCAGGGTCTATGCTGCCTACGGTGGAATTTTTATTGTCTCTTCCCTAATCTGGGGAGTTCTTGTAGATAAAAAAAACCCGGATAAGTACGAGATAATAGGGGCATTGATCGCACTTGTAGGTGTGATGATAATGTTCTACGTGCCTCGTTAA
- a CDS encoding ammonium transporter produces MAIETADTVWVLISSALVLLMVPGLALFYGGLVQRKNVLSSMMHSFVAMGVMALVWVLVGYSLAFGEGNWFVGSLEHAFLKGIDAYSVTGTIPTYAFVAFQGMFAIITPALISGAIVGRVKFKSYIAFIVLWGLIIYAPVCHWVWGGGFLTGEALDFAGGTVVHITAGISSLAILTYLGKRRGYGVDVLKPHNITLTLLGAGILWFGWFGFNAGSALAANEIATLAFITTIVAPAAAGFVWMVIEWYHLGYPTALGFATGVLSGLVAITPAAGFVTPIAAIPIGAIASFMCYQAVMLKNRFGYDDSLDAFGVHGVGGIIGALLTGVYASVGSEGLLLGNFSQLLVQLEGVVFTIIYASVCTLLIGFVLNRTIGLKVTESEENIGLDKTQHGEAAYNI; encoded by the coding sequence ATGGCTATCGAAACTGCAGATACAGTATGGGTACTGATTTCATCTGCACTGGTATTACTAATGGTTCCCGGGCTGGCACTATTCTACGGCGGGCTGGTCCAGCGTAAAAACGTCCTGAGCAGCATGATGCACTCATTCGTTGCCATGGGCGTTATGGCTCTGGTATGGGTTTTAGTAGGCTACTCACTTGCTTTTGGAGAAGGCAACTGGTTTGTGGGCAGCCTTGAACACGCATTCCTTAAAGGGATTGACGCATATTCGGTAACAGGGACAATTCCAACTTATGCATTTGTAGCATTTCAGGGAATGTTTGCAATAATTACACCTGCTCTTATTTCAGGTGCAATTGTGGGACGTGTTAAGTTCAAGTCTTATATCGCGTTCATTGTGCTCTGGGGACTCATAATCTATGCACCTGTATGTCACTGGGTCTGGGGAGGCGGATTCCTCACTGGGGAAGCTCTGGACTTTGCAGGCGGCACGGTTGTCCATATAACAGCAGGTATTTCCTCGCTTGCAATACTGACTTACCTCGGAAAGAGAAGAGGATATGGCGTTGACGTCCTGAAGCCGCATAACATTACTCTAACCCTCCTTGGTGCCGGGATTCTCTGGTTTGGATGGTTCGGATTCAACGCAGGCTCAGCTCTTGCTGCAAATGAAATTGCAACACTTGCATTCATTACAACAATAGTAGCCCCCGCAGCAGCAGGGTTTGTCTGGATGGTAATTGAATGGTATCACCTGGGATATCCTACTGCCCTTGGATTTGCAACTGGGGTTCTGTCAGGGCTTGTCGCAATAACTCCAGCTGCCGGATTTGTCACGCCTATAGCAGCAATTCCAATAGGTGCGATTGCAAGCTTTATGTGTTATCAGGCTGTGATGCTCAAAAACAGATTTGGATATGATGATTCACTCGATGCCTTCGGAGTTCATGGAGTTGGCGGAATAATCGGTGCACTTCTAACAGGCGTATATGCAAGCGTAGGCAGCGAAGGTCTTCTCCTTGGAAACTTCAGCCAGCTGCTGGTTCAGCTTGAGGGCGTAGTCTTTACAATTATATACGCAAGTGTCTGTACCCTCCTTATCGGCTTTGTACTTAATAGAACAATAGGGCTCAAAGTAACTGAAAGTGAAGAAAACATCGGGCTTGACAAAACGCAGCATGGTGAAGCCGCATATAACATATGA
- a CDS encoding P-II family nitrogen regulator, whose protein sequence is MKYVIAIIRPERLDAVKRELQKLEVNRLTVSSVAGYGAQKGYLEIYRATEYEANLLEKIKIEIAVEDHFLQPIIEAIKTGAKGNDGYLGSGKIFVLPLDDVIRIRTNETGSDAL, encoded by the coding sequence ATGAAGTATGTAATCGCTATAATAAGGCCGGAAAGACTTGATGCGGTCAAACGAGAGCTTCAGAAACTTGAGGTAAATAGATTAACAGTTTCATCAGTTGCCGGCTATGGCGCCCAGAAAGGATACCTGGAGATCTACAGGGCAACAGAATATGAGGCAAACCTGCTTGAGAAAATCAAGATTGAAATCGCAGTTGAAGATCATTTCCTTCAACCGATTATCGAGGCAATAAAAACTGGAGCGAAAGGCAATGACGGCTACCTCGGAAGCGGCAAGATATTTGTGCTGCCACTTGATGACGTAATACGGATTCGTACTAACGAAACCGGATCTGACGCTTTATGA
- a CDS encoding class I SAM-dependent methyltransferase has product MFREIGSVRNKADEVSLQILALFRESISEIHLNEPESVSDYFKPEYSHYIVVHTPLDIRFPEKREEWNMRFCRDVGVSIVECIVAETDRIYVKGLIAVNGSKVYAILPFTTIDAEKTKQATFPEDRMARIRAQVLPAVLPDIIGETILDIGSGFGSLTLELAKNNPDSKVYGIDIHDSLTGQSQMNADILGVTNVEFRTGNAYALPFESEFAEVATCFFMLHHLEDIKFALFEIKRVLKNGGLLIAVEPLAHQHHHGPQFSEVEWKALFEDVGFAVEVENMEGAAILKAVKKM; this is encoded by the coding sequence ATGTTCAGAGAAATTGGAAGTGTAAGAAATAAGGCTGATGAGGTTTCCCTGCAGATCCTCGCCCTTTTCAGAGAGAGCATCAGTGAGATCCACCTGAACGAGCCTGAATCCGTATCAGACTACTTCAAGCCTGAATATTCCCATTATATCGTGGTGCATACGCCCCTTGATATCCGATTCCCTGAGAAAAGGGAAGAGTGGAATATGCGCTTTTGCAGGGATGTCGGAGTATCGATTGTGGAATGTATTGTAGCAGAAACCGACAGGATTTACGTAAAAGGGCTTATTGCGGTTAACGGCTCAAAGGTCTATGCCATCCTTCCCTTTACAACAATAGATGCGGAAAAAACAAAACAGGCAACGTTTCCTGAAGACCGCATGGCTCGTATCCGGGCGCAGGTACTTCCTGCCGTGCTTCCTGACATAATAGGGGAAACAATCCTCGATATTGGCAGCGGTTTCGGAAGCCTCACTCTGGAGCTTGCAAAAAACAACCCGGATTCGAAGGTTTACGGGATCGATATTCATGACTCTCTTACCGGACAGTCACAGATGAATGCTGATATCCTTGGCGTGACGAATGTGGAATTCAGAACAGGAAACGCCTATGCCCTGCCTTTTGAATCCGAATTTGCGGAAGTGGCTACCTGTTTCTTCATGCTCCACCACCTCGAAGACATTAAATTTGCCCTGTTCGAAATTAAGAGAGTGCTTAAAAACGGAGGCTTGCTAATTGCAGTAGAACCGCTTGCACATCAGCACCACCACGGTCCCCAGTTCTCGGAAGTTGAATGGAAGGCGCTTTTTGAGGATGTCGGCTTCGCAGTCGAGGTTGAGAATATGGAAGGAGCAGCGATTCTGAAAGCTGTAAAAAAGATGTGA
- a CDS encoding geranylgeranyl reductase family protein: MFPDASYDVIVVGTGPAGSTSALYAAKNGASVLLLDKKKEIGNPIQCAGFLPDASEIQALLRDARLPDTLKNYPDSCVLQRIDTQRIFPPNCNIKEFAVRGAVLDRRKYDQFLAEKAARAGAELMVKTRVTRIEGTMVETSGIFGKHRIKAKAIIGADGPNSLVAKSSGLLPNPKSREISVAIEYQVRNVDIDPSALEMYFGKDFVPGGYAWIFPEGKDRANVGVGIRSRLAEKGVSAREYLHRFMRSHPLAEKKLKDGIIMNVIAGIIPVNGAPEKTSTENSLIVGDAAGQIFATNGGGIPPAMIAGKVAGETAAEFVAGKCRLEEYDRRWRAQFGSELKTSVQARQLMDGIMKSDVLMNAAFKLISPEQMKIMQCGKLPSTVKLGLQALNRAKKA, encoded by the coding sequence ATGTTCCCAGACGCCTCTTATGATGTAATTGTGGTAGGCACAGGTCCTGCAGGATCTACATCTGCCCTCTACGCTGCAAAAAACGGTGCTTCAGTACTTCTTCTTGATAAAAAAAAAGAGATAGGGAATCCTATTCAATGTGCTGGTTTTCTGCCCGATGCGTCTGAAATTCAGGCTCTGTTACGTGACGCCAGGCTACCGGATACGCTGAAAAACTATCCTGATTCCTGCGTACTACAGAGAATTGATACACAACGCATTTTCCCTCCTAACTGTAATATAAAAGAGTTCGCTGTCAGAGGTGCAGTCCTTGATCGGCGCAAATATGACCAGTTCCTCGCCGAGAAGGCAGCAAGAGCCGGGGCTGAACTCATGGTCAAAACTCGCGTAACGAGAATTGAGGGCACGATGGTTGAAACCTCAGGAATCTTCGGAAAGCATAGAATCAAAGCAAAAGCTATCATAGGAGCTGACGGTCCCAATTCCCTTGTCGCAAAATCAAGTGGGCTTTTGCCTAATCCTAAATCAAGAGAGATTTCTGTTGCTATTGAATACCAGGTCAGGAATGTGGATATTGACCCTTCTGCCCTGGAAATGTATTTCGGAAAGGACTTTGTGCCAGGCGGTTATGCATGGATTTTTCCCGAGGGTAAAGATCGTGCAAATGTGGGAGTAGGGATTCGAAGCAGGTTGGCTGAAAAAGGGGTTTCTGCAAGGGAATACTTGCACCGTTTTATGAGGAGCCATCCTCTTGCAGAAAAGAAATTGAAAGACGGCATAATAATGAATGTGATTGCAGGCATTATTCCTGTCAATGGCGCTCCGGAAAAAACTTCAACTGAGAACTCACTAATTGTAGGGGACGCAGCCGGACAGATCTTTGCAACAAACGGAGGCGGAATCCCTCCTGCAATGATTGCCGGAAAAGTGGCAGGAGAAACAGCAGCCGAATTTGTAGCCGGGAAATGCAGGCTTGAAGAATATGACCGACGCTGGCGAGCTCAGTTCGGATCTGAGCTTAAAACATCGGTGCAGGCAAGGCAGCTTATGGATGGAATTATGAAATCCGATGTTCTCATGAATGCAGCTTTCAAGCTTATTTCCCCAGAGCAGATGAAAATCATGCAATGCGGAAAACTCCCCTCTACCGTTAAACTCGGGCTCCAGGCGCTAAACCGGGCAAAAAAAGCTTGA
- a CDS encoding tetratricopeptide repeat protein, with protein sequence MGFLDSLFKKKVEGKTAEEWYALAVRETDPEKKIEYFDKVLKLKPDFAGVWNLRGLEFVVLKRYEEAIASFEKALEIRPSYPEAKYNKEDAETELRKMKAAEAKAREKEAKEEEKEETTVERTEV encoded by the coding sequence TTGGGATTTTTGGACAGCTTATTCAAGAAGAAGGTGGAAGGCAAAACCGCAGAGGAGTGGTATGCGCTTGCAGTCAGAGAAACCGATCCTGAGAAAAAAATTGAGTATTTTGATAAGGTTCTGAAGCTAAAGCCTGATTTCGCAGGAGTCTGGAACCTCAGGGGACTTGAATTCGTAGTCCTCAAGCGATACGAAGAAGCTATTGCTTCCTTTGAAAAAGCCCTTGAGATCCGACCTTCCTATCCGGAAGCAAAGTACAATAAAGAAGATGCTGAAACCGAATTAAGAAAAATGAAAGCAGCCGAAGCAAAAGCGAGAGAGAAAGAAGCAAAAGAGGAAGAGAAAGAAGAAACAACTGTGGAAAGGACAGAAGTGTAA
- the pyk gene encoding pyruvate kinase yields the protein MQIPDHKTKIVCTIGPASSSEEVIRGLLLAGMNVARINFSHGDFESHSEVIRRVRRVAAELDMPITILADLPGPKIRIGKLEKEPIMLHKGNFVTLTVDEILGNEKRIPVNYKQLPESVTPGSLIYLSDGFIQLRCLEISGKDVICEVLVGGQLYSHKGLNLPGAKILIDPITGNDLKILEFALNEGIDTFSISFIESVEDIRKVRDFAAARGKSVYIVAKIERRQAVENIQEILKETDALMIARGDLGVEIPIQEVPSAQKELIYSAKLLGIPVITATHMLASMTDNIRPTRAEATDVANAILDGTDAVMLSEETAVGNYPVEAVEMMAKIAKTTENWRSRTKWGLDTIIKGIMEREMSVDEVITLQVHEALQKLPVAAVLTPTRSGATPRRISRFKPDTWILAFSRVPRTCGFLTLSYGVYPVLVKETIESWEKEATEKAKKLEFVKSGDIVVFTQGPSLGKPGGTNMLKILTLE from the coding sequence ATGCAAATTCCGGACCATAAGACAAAAATAGTCTGCACCATAGGCCCGGCTTCCTCTTCCGAGGAAGTTATCAGGGGACTTTTGCTCGCTGGCATGAATGTGGCAAGGATAAATTTTTCTCACGGAGACTTTGAGAGCCATAGTGAAGTAATCCGGAGAGTACGCAGGGTGGCAGCAGAGCTTGACATGCCGATTACAATCCTTGCCGACCTTCCAGGCCCGAAGATCCGCATAGGGAAGCTGGAAAAAGAGCCGATCATGCTTCATAAAGGAAACTTTGTGACCCTTACGGTTGACGAGATTCTGGGAAATGAGAAACGCATTCCTGTAAATTACAAGCAGCTTCCGGAAAGTGTAACCCCAGGAAGCCTTATTTACTTAAGTGACGGATTTATCCAGCTTCGCTGCCTGGAAATCTCGGGAAAAGATGTTATTTGCGAGGTTCTTGTCGGGGGGCAGCTTTATTCTCATAAAGGACTTAACCTTCCCGGAGCGAAGATTCTCATTGATCCTATAACTGGAAATGATCTCAAAATCCTTGAGTTCGCTCTGAATGAGGGGATAGACACTTTCAGCATCTCTTTCATAGAAAGTGTTGAGGATATTCGTAAGGTCCGGGATTTTGCTGCAGCCAGAGGAAAGTCTGTATATATTGTTGCTAAAATCGAGCGCCGGCAGGCTGTGGAGAATATTCAAGAGATTCTAAAAGAAACTGATGCACTTATGATCGCCAGAGGAGACCTCGGAGTTGAAATCCCTATCCAGGAAGTTCCTTCAGCCCAGAAAGAGCTTATCTACAGTGCGAAGCTTCTTGGAATTCCAGTAATTACAGCCACTCACATGCTGGCTTCAATGACCGATAATATAAGGCCTACCCGTGCAGAGGCGACAGATGTTGCCAACGCAATCCTTGACGGCACGGATGCGGTAATGCTTTCGGAAGAAACAGCGGTTGGCAATTATCCCGTAGAGGCCGTTGAGATGATGGCAAAAATTGCAAAAACTACCGAAAACTGGCGATCTCGGACAAAATGGGGTCTTGACACGATAATCAAGGGAATAATGGAAAGGGAAATGTCAGTGGACGAGGTAATAACTCTCCAGGTGCATGAAGCCCTGCAGAAATTGCCAGTAGCAGCCGTACTGACACCCACAAGGAGTGGAGCAACCCCGCGCAGGATTTCGCGTTTCAAGCCCGATACCTGGATTCTTGCTTTCAGCCGCGTCCCAAGAACCTGCGGCTTCCTCACTCTATCCTATGGGGTTTATCCCGTCCTCGTAAAAGAGACAATAGAGAGTTGGGAAAAAGAAGCCACCGAAAAAGCTAAAAAACTAGAGTTTGTAAAAAGCGGAGATATCGTTGTTTTCACCCAGGGTCCTTCTTTAGGAAAGCCCGGAGGCACAAATATGCTCAAAATTCTCACCCTTGAGTGA
- a CDS encoding beta/alpha barrel domain-containing protein, with amino-acid sequence MVSISREEVIVPLDVPKAMRETYIDNYMEITRGTGRLMLFAGDQKVEHLNDDFYGEGIPEDDADPEHLFRIASRSKIGVFATQLGLIARYGMDYRDVPYLVKINSKTNLVKTAQADPFSNLWYDVEQVVEFKENSGFKILGVGYTIYLGSEFEAEMLVQAAQVVYNAHQHGMVSVLWIYPRGAAVKDEKDPHLIAGATGVGACLGTDFVKVNYPKKEGAESAEIFKEAIKAAGRTKVVCAGGSSDEVETFLRKLYDQIHISGAQGNATGRNIHQKPLEEAIRMCNAIYAITVEDSSVEDALKIYKGK; translated from the coding sequence ATGGTTTCAATTAGTAGAGAGGAAGTAATTGTACCTTTAGATGTTCCGAAAGCAATGCGTGAGACATACATCGACAACTATATGGAGATCACAAGGGGAACCGGCAGGTTAATGCTTTTTGCAGGAGACCAGAAGGTAGAACATCTCAATGATGATTTTTACGGTGAAGGTATTCCTGAAGATGACGCTGATCCCGAACACCTTTTCAGGATAGCCTCCAGGTCAAAAATTGGAGTTTTCGCAACGCAGCTAGGGCTTATTGCTCGCTACGGCATGGATTACAGGGACGTGCCATACCTTGTAAAAATAAACTCCAAAACAAACCTTGTTAAGACCGCGCAGGCAGATCCCTTCAGCAATCTCTGGTATGATGTTGAACAGGTCGTTGAGTTTAAGGAAAACAGCGGGTTCAAAATTCTTGGCGTAGGATATACAATTTATCTTGGCAGCGAGTTTGAAGCCGAAATGCTTGTGCAGGCTGCTCAGGTAGTTTACAACGCCCACCAGCACGGCATGGTATCAGTGCTCTGGATTTACCCGCGTGGAGCTGCTGTAAAAGACGAAAAAGACCCACACCTTATTGCAGGAGCAACTGGAGTCGGAGCCTGCCTTGGCACAGACTTTGTAAAGGTCAATTATCCCAAGAAGGAAGGAGCAGAATCTGCTGAGATCTTTAAGGAAGCCATTAAAGCCGCAGGGCGCACCAAAGTGGTTTGTGCAGGCGGTTCAAGCGATGAAGTCGAAACCTTCCTGAGGAAACTCTATGACCAGATCCATATTTCCGGCGCGCAAGGAAATGCAACAGGGAGAAATATCCACCAGAAACCTCTGGAAGAGGCTATCCGCATGTGTAATGCTATATATGCAATAACTGTTGAAGACTCAAGCGTTGAAGATGCCCTTAAGATATACAAAGGCAAATGA
- the cobT gene encoding nicotinate mononucleotide-dependent phosphoribosyltransferase CobT, whose translation MAWIEPEVTRKPRRPMFLCVLSNTKTAHIPKLSAAGKTAELTDYTPAGDAELIETGNIISVPVLPMTPPYDTPTPAIMTRSALKLTDAPYHFINSGLIVTPDVPYIDLKAQPGEDIREPIAVKDVQGIYERAKLLAKRLRNQVDHVVIGESIPGGTTTAMGVLMALGYNGSVSSSADKNPLELKKRVVEEGMKASGLTFGCLKDDPMKAIACMGDPMMPAVVGLVAGFQGTDISVVLAGGTQMAAVYALIKHLGLNTEKLAIATTRYVVEDKSASFTELTRALGVPVVYVADPGFGKSELKGLHKYETGTIKEGAGAGGAMYLAGLYGITQDDFRAEIESLCKLLKAGQ comes from the coding sequence ATGGCCTGGATCGAACCGGAAGTAACCAGAAAACCAAGAAGACCAATGTTTTTATGCGTGCTTTCCAACACCAAAACCGCACATATCCCGAAGCTCTCAGCTGCAGGAAAAACGGCTGAACTTACAGACTATACACCTGCAGGAGATGCGGAACTTATAGAAACGGGAAATATTATCAGTGTACCCGTTCTCCCCATGACTCCCCCTTACGATACTCCTACTCCTGCTATTATGACTCGCTCAGCGCTGAAGCTCACGGATGCTCCCTATCATTTCATTAACTCCGGCCTTATTGTAACTCCGGATGTACCGTATATTGACCTGAAGGCTCAACCTGGGGAAGATATAAGGGAACCAATTGCAGTCAAGGATGTACAGGGAATCTACGAGAGGGCAAAGCTCCTCGCCAAAAGGCTCAGAAACCAGGTAGACCACGTGGTTATCGGGGAAAGTATTCCTGGCGGCACAACAACGGCTATGGGAGTTTTAATGGCTCTTGGATATAACGGAAGTGTCAGCAGCAGTGCCGATAAGAATCCTCTTGAACTGAAAAAACGGGTTGTTGAAGAAGGCATGAAAGCCTCAGGCTTGACCTTTGGCTGCCTGAAGGATGATCCCATGAAAGCTATTGCCTGTATGGGAGACCCAATGATGCCTGCTGTTGTAGGTCTTGTTGCAGGCTTCCAGGGCACTGATATCAGTGTAGTGCTTGCAGGGGGAACCCAGATGGCAGCAGTGTACGCCCTGATCAAGCACCTTGGTTTAAATACGGAAAAGCTGGCAATTGCCACTACCCGCTATGTTGTGGAAGATAAATCCGCGAGCTTTACCGAACTTACTAGAGCGCTTGGCGTACCCGTGGTCTATGTTGCAGATCCCGGGTTTGGAAAATCCGAGCTCAAAGGGCTACATAAGTATGAAACAGGTACAATCAAGGAAGGTGCAGGTGCTGGTGGCGCCATGTACCTTGCAGGTCTTTACGGAATCACCCAAGATGATTTCAGGGCAGAAATAGAAAGCTTATGCAAACTGCTCAAAGCAGGGCAATGA